A window of the Clostridia bacterium genome harbors these coding sequences:
- a CDS encoding translocation-enhancing protein TepA: MDCTKTIESSSKAVTESTQNQTAQELEALKEVGQLDLPKPKSSIHTLTIVGQIEGHVVMPPQNKTTKYEHLLPQLVALEQDPDVKGVLIIINTVGGDVEAGLAIAELIVSMSKPTVSIVLGGGHSIGVPIAVAADYSFIAETATMTIHPIRMSGLVIGVPQTYEYLDKMQERVVKFVAKHAKISEEEFKKLMLQTGELAMDIGTVLVGKQAVDVQLIDEVGGLSQALAKLKDLIRQREAQGGGA; this comes from the coding sequence GTGGATTGCACAAAAACAATCGAGTCTTCGTCAAAAGCTGTGACCGAATCCACTCAAAACCAAACGGCGCAGGAATTGGAGGCCTTGAAAGAAGTAGGGCAGTTGGATTTGCCCAAACCAAAGTCGTCTATTCACACTCTAACCATTGTAGGGCAGATCGAGGGGCATGTGGTAATGCCCCCGCAGAATAAGACCACTAAGTATGAGCATTTGCTGCCCCAACTGGTGGCCTTGGAGCAAGATCCTGATGTGAAAGGGGTTTTAATCATTATTAATACCGTGGGAGGAGATGTGGAGGCAGGGCTTGCCATTGCTGAGTTAATTGTCAGCATGTCTAAACCCACGGTTTCCATTGTTTTGGGCGGTGGACACAGCATTGGGGTGCCCATTGCCGTGGCGGCCGACTACTCCTTCATTGCGGAGACGGCCACCATGACAATCCACCCGATCCGCATGTCCGGACTGGTAATTGGGGTGCCGCAGACTTATGAGTATTTGGACAAAATGCAGGAGCGGGTGGTCAAGTTTGTGGCCAAGCATGCCAAAATCAGTGAAGAGGAGTTTAAGAAGTTGATGCTTCAGACCGGGGAACTGGCCATGGATATCGGCACCGTGCTGGTAGGCAAGCAGGCTGTGGATGTACAGCTTATTGATGAAGTAGGAGGCTTGTCCCAGGCGCTGGCTAAGCTGAAGGACCTGATCCGGCAGCGGGAGGCTCAGGGAGGTGGGGCTTAG